In one Geoglobus acetivorans genomic region, the following are encoded:
- a CDS encoding 30S ribosomal protein S17e, whose translation MGTVKPAYIKNIAMELLKKYPDAFTNSFDENKKLVQEFTNVRSKTVRNRIAGYITRKINKGWKNV comes from the coding sequence GTGGGAACTGTAAAGCCAGCATATATCAAGAACATCGCAATGGAATTGCTCAAGAAATATCCGGATGCGTTCACGAACAGCTTTGATGAAAACAAAAAGCTCGTTCAGGAGTTTACCAATGTCAGAAGCAAAACTGTAAGGAACAGAATAGCCGGATACATTACAAGAAAAATAAACAAGGGCTGGAAGAATGTTTGA
- the dapA gene encoding 4-hydroxy-tetrahydrodipicolinate synthase gives MFEGVIPALVTPFKENFEVDFEGIARNLDYLEKHVSAFVPTGTTGEAATLSYEEHIKVVRYVCEVSKKPVIAGAGSNSTREAVYLAKEVEKAGADAAMFVTPYYNKPNQDGLVEHYRAIAEEISIPMIVYNVPSRTGTNILPETARKLAEIDSIAGIKEASGNLKQIAQILKLCPDDFTVLSGDDFLTLPIMLMGGKGVISVAANVAPHLMNEMYQAFVSGNIEKAREIHYRLMPLFDALFIDTNPIPVKKALELMGLAGGKPRLPLVELSGEKTEKLREVLKDLELI, from the coding sequence ATGTTTGAGGGTGTAATTCCTGCCCTCGTAACACCATTTAAGGAGAATTTCGAAGTAGATTTTGAAGGTATTGCGAGGAATCTGGATTATCTCGAAAAACACGTTTCTGCATTTGTGCCTACTGGCACCACCGGAGAAGCTGCAACCCTTAGCTACGAAGAACACATAAAGGTTGTGAGGTACGTCTGCGAGGTTTCGAAAAAACCGGTTATCGCGGGAGCAGGGTCCAATTCCACGAGAGAAGCCGTTTATCTTGCAAAGGAGGTTGAGAAGGCTGGAGCCGATGCGGCAATGTTCGTAACACCCTACTACAACAAGCCAAACCAGGATGGGCTTGTGGAGCATTACCGGGCCATTGCGGAAGAGATCAGCATCCCCATGATCGTATACAATGTCCCGAGCAGAACAGGAACGAACATTCTGCCGGAGACGGCCAGAAAACTGGCGGAAATCGACAGCATCGCAGGAATAAAGGAGGCCAGCGGAAATCTGAAGCAGATAGCCCAGATACTAAAGCTCTGTCCCGACGATTTCACAGTCCTCTCCGGAGATGATTTCCTCACCCTGCCAATTATGCTGATGGGCGGAAAAGGTGTAATCAGCGTTGCAGCCAATGTTGCACCTCACTTAATGAACGAGATGTACCAGGCGTTTGTTTCGGGCAACATTGAAAAAGCAAGGGAAATCCACTACAGACTGATGCCGCTTTTTGATGCCCTGTTCATAGACACCAACCCGATTCCGGTCAAAAAAGCTCTCGAGCTTATGGGTCTTGCGGGTGGAAAACCCAGACTTCCCCTTGTGGAGCTGAGTGGCGAAAAAACAGAAAAACTCAGGGAAGTTCTGAAAGACCTTGAACTAATTTAG
- a CDS encoding SHOCT domain-containing protein, whose product MMGYGGMMGGYGFDGMGYYGLGFIWQIIWLVVIVAVIYLVINALSQNRGSSNSGGESRALRILDERFARGEIDAEEYRKLKEELLR is encoded by the coding sequence ATGATGGGTTACGGTGGAATGATGGGCGGCTATGGATTCGACGGCATGGGTTACTACGGCCTCGGGTTCATCTGGCAGATAATCTGGCTGGTCGTTATAGTCGCGGTAATCTACCTGGTAATAAATGCGCTCAGCCAGAACAGGGGAAGTTCAAACTCAGGAGGAGAGAGCAGGGCGCTCAGAATACTGGACGAGAGGTTTGCGAGGGGAGAGATTGATGCCGAGGAGTACAGGAAGCTCAAAGAAGAACTTCTGAGATGA
- the dapB gene encoding 4-hydroxy-tetrahydrodipicolinate reductase — protein sequence MMKIAVHGAAGRMGKLVVKNAVEEGFEVVQAFDVSGIGEDAGEIAGIGKIGVPVSDNVEELSCDVVIDFSVPSATMKLLEVCAEKGVKAVVGTTGLSEDQKKRIEEIAGKIPVVLSPNFSVGVNIFWKALEMLAEKLSDYDMEIFEIHHRFKRDAPSGTALRAGEVLKEASGKNLRFVFGREGESLRSDEEIGMFAVRGGDVVGEHTVFFIGFGERIELTHRAWNREAFSRGAVKAAGWIAGVDEPGLYSMKDVLGI from the coding sequence ATCATGAAAATCGCTGTTCACGGCGCAGCAGGGAGAATGGGAAAACTTGTGGTTAAGAACGCAGTTGAAGAGGGTTTTGAGGTTGTCCAGGCCTTCGACGTATCAGGGATTGGAGAAGACGCCGGAGAAATTGCCGGAATTGGAAAGATTGGCGTTCCGGTTTCAGATAATGTTGAAGAGCTTTCATGCGACGTCGTGATTGACTTCTCAGTTCCATCTGCAACCATGAAACTGCTCGAGGTGTGTGCTGAGAAGGGTGTAAAGGCTGTTGTGGGGACAACCGGTTTGAGTGAGGATCAGAAGAAGAGGATCGAAGAAATTGCTGGCAAAATTCCTGTTGTTCTTTCACCAAACTTCAGCGTCGGTGTGAACATATTCTGGAAGGCACTGGAGATGCTTGCTGAGAAACTTTCCGACTACGACATGGAAATCTTTGAAATCCACCACCGTTTTAAGAGAGATGCACCAAGCGGGACTGCTCTGAGAGCGGGAGAGGTTTTGAAAGAGGCATCAGGTAAAAACCTGAGGTTCGTGTTTGGCAGAGAGGGCGAAAGCCTCAGGAGCGATGAGGAGATCGGCATGTTTGCAGTCAGAGGCGGGGACGTGGTAGGAGAACACACAGTATTTTTCATAGGCTTCGGAGAGAGAATTGAGCTGACTCACAGGGCATGGAACAGAGAAGCATTTTCGAGAGGAGCTGTGAAGGCTGCAGGCTGGATTGCGGGTGTTGATGAGCCGGGCCTTTATTCCATGAAAGACGTTCTCGGCATTTAA
- a CDS encoding fumarate hydratase, which translates to MVSFEEVAETVVELFRKAETELPEDVIQALKNAYEQEDNEVARNTIGAILRNIEAARGLKVPMCQDTGLPIIFAEVGRDLRLDFNLRDAIVEGVRRATKEVPLRPNAVHPLTRENPGTNIGPHVPLITMDVVEGDALKLTVLPKGAGSENVSALRMLLPSQVNNVERFIIEVVKNAGGKPCPPIIVGVGIGTTFDGAAKLAKKALLRNVTSMDEFERGLLEKINSLGIGPGGLGGKTTALAVLVETGYCHTASLPVAVNIQCWANRRASAMLR; encoded by the coding sequence ATGGTGTCCTTTGAAGAGGTTGCTGAGACTGTTGTTGAGCTTTTCAGGAAGGCCGAGACTGAACTGCCTGAGGATGTTATTCAGGCTTTGAAAAACGCATACGAGCAGGAAGACAATGAAGTGGCGAGAAACACGATTGGGGCAATTCTGAGGAACATTGAGGCCGCAAGGGGTTTGAAGGTTCCCATGTGCCAGGATACCGGCCTTCCAATAATCTTCGCCGAGGTTGGAAGAGATCTTCGCCTGGACTTCAATCTGAGGGATGCGATAGTTGAGGGTGTAAGAAGAGCCACAAAAGAGGTCCCGCTCAGACCGAATGCCGTGCATCCGCTTACGAGAGAGAATCCGGGAACCAACATCGGCCCCCACGTACCTCTGATAACGATGGATGTCGTGGAAGGGGATGCCCTCAAACTCACGGTACTGCCCAAGGGTGCCGGAAGCGAGAACGTCTCCGCTCTAAGGATGCTCCTCCCCAGTCAGGTCAATAACGTGGAGAGGTTCATAATCGAGGTTGTGAAGAATGCGGGAGGAAAACCCTGTCCACCCATAATAGTTGGAGTCGGGATCGGCACCACCTTTGATGGGGCCGCAAAGCTTGCTAAGAAGGCTCTTCTCAGAAACGTGACCAGCATGGACGAATTTGAGAGGGGATTGCTGGAGAAAATAAACAGCCTCGGCATCGGTCCGGGAGGACTTGGCGGAAAAACAACTGCTCTGGCAGTTCTTGTTGAAACCGGCTACTGCCACACCGCATCTTTACCAGTGGCAGTGAACATCCAGTGCTGGGCGAACAGAAGAGCTTCAGCCATGCTGAGGTGA
- a CDS encoding FumA C-terminus/TtdB family hydratase beta subunit: MVMVEHWLKTPIGKDEILNLNVGDVVYITGTMITARDEAHVRMLEYFDEGNELPFRIEDVVIYHCGPIIVEDGGKYRTISAGPTTSARMNSLTPKVLERVDRMVIVGKGGMNEEVINALKGKGVYLAYTGGAGALAAQTIKTVRDVYWKDLGMPEAAWVFEVENFGPCIVGIDSKGNSLYKEVEKTVEENFRKILSQP, encoded by the coding sequence ATGGTTATGGTGGAACACTGGTTAAAAACCCCTATTGGTAAGGACGAGATTCTGAACCTGAATGTTGGCGACGTGGTTTACATAACCGGTACAATGATCACAGCAAGAGATGAGGCCCATGTCAGAATGCTGGAGTACTTTGATGAGGGAAACGAACTGCCATTCAGGATTGAAGACGTGGTTATCTACCACTGTGGACCAATAATCGTGGAGGATGGCGGAAAATACAGAACAATCTCCGCTGGCCCAACGACCTCTGCCAGAATGAATTCTCTCACACCAAAGGTCCTGGAGAGGGTTGACAGAATGGTTATTGTGGGAAAAGGTGGCATGAACGAGGAAGTGATAAACGCTCTGAAGGGCAAGGGAGTGTATCTTGCGTACACCGGAGGGGCAGGAGCGCTTGCAGCACAGACCATAAAGACAGTCAGGGATGTTTACTGGAAAGACCTTGGAATGCCTGAAGCTGCCTGGGTTTTTGAGGTGGAGAACTTTGGACCGTGTATAGTTGGAATAGACTCCAAGGGCAACAGCCTTTACAAGGAGGTTGAAAAAACGGTTGAAGAAAACTTCAGGAAAATCCTTTCTCAGCCATAA
- a CDS encoding ArsR family transcriptional regulator, producing MGFDSISKELVKEEKVRILESLMGKPCTFREILNINGYAPSTLSRTLTIFEEEGLVRREDEKYCLTGAGLAFLKVIDVIKAVYEFKDDINGVPEFVEILPPGFLAGIHNLRRAEVMDIESALKLGVERIAEAKEYGLYVDKVISYDVYKLMVEKNLQGVEERVISNRETLYGRGSTFRKVLQDMNLTKEEYELIKRKVHVKVFDTPIQLGVIDGEFAILQLNDRVDRFYVSEDKRFITWCEHLFTYLWDNAEDARFNKIVDEVMAEKGFS from the coding sequence ATGGGATTTGATAGTATCTCAAAGGAACTCGTAAAGGAGGAAAAGGTTCGAATTCTTGAAAGTTTAATGGGGAAGCCCTGCACTTTCAGAGAGATTCTCAATATCAACGGCTATGCTCCTTCCACACTATCAAGAACCCTCACAATTTTCGAGGAAGAGGGCCTTGTGAGACGGGAGGACGAGAAATACTGTCTTACCGGAGCGGGACTGGCATTTCTGAAAGTCATTGACGTTATAAAGGCAGTGTATGAATTCAAAGACGACATTAACGGTGTTCCGGAGTTTGTTGAGATTCTACCACCGGGGTTCCTGGCAGGAATACACAATCTGAGAAGGGCCGAGGTAATGGACATTGAAAGTGCGCTGAAGCTCGGTGTTGAAAGAATTGCTGAAGCAAAGGAGTACGGCCTTTATGTTGACAAGGTCATAAGCTACGACGTTTACAAACTAATGGTGGAGAAGAACCTGCAGGGGGTGGAAGAAAGGGTTATCTCAAACCGCGAAACCCTCTATGGCAGAGGTTCGACTTTCAGAAAAGTTCTCCAGGATATGAATCTCACAAAGGAGGAATACGAACTGATCAAGCGCAAGGTGCACGTGAAGGTTTTCGACACTCCGATACAGCTTGGAGTTATTGACGGTGAGTTTGCGATTCTGCAGTTGAATGACAGGGTTGACAGGTTCTATGTCTCCGAGGACAAGAGATTCATAACATGGTGTGAGCATCTGTTCACTTACCTCTGGGACAATGCAGAGGATGCCCGGTTCAATAAAATAGTTGATGAAGTTATGGCTGAGAAAGGATTTTCCTGA
- a CDS encoding endonuclease III domain-containing protein, whose amino-acid sequence MSIDKILDIMEDEARRRNAPVYTLKERTSDPFKVLISAILSTRTRDEQTVSVADRLFQRVSDFSDLKNMETRELEDLLKGVGFYRNKAKILKKLAEELDGKEIPSTLEGLLKLPGVGRKVANIVLSEVFGVETIAVDTHVHRIANRLGVVETKTPEETEIELKKRIPEKLWRRVNRAFVGYGQTVCKPLRPMCEECKISIHCRYYRKEKNISPRAD is encoded by the coding sequence GTGAGCATTGATAAAATTCTCGACATTATGGAGGATGAGGCAAGGAGGCGAAATGCACCCGTTTACACGCTGAAAGAAAGGACATCTGACCCATTTAAAGTGCTCATTTCCGCAATACTCTCCACAAGGACAAGAGACGAACAGACCGTGAGTGTTGCAGACAGGCTGTTTCAGAGGGTGAGCGATTTTTCAGATCTGAAAAACATGGAAACCCGGGAACTTGAAGACCTCCTGAAAGGTGTTGGATTTTACAGAAACAAGGCAAAAATCCTGAAGAAGCTTGCTGAGGAGCTTGACGGAAAAGAGATTCCCTCAACACTCGAAGGTCTCCTGAAACTTCCCGGAGTTGGGAGAAAGGTTGCAAATATTGTCCTCTCTGAGGTCTTTGGTGTTGAAACCATAGCCGTGGACACGCACGTCCACAGAATTGCCAACCGACTCGGAGTCGTTGAAACAAAAACCCCTGAGGAAACAGAAATCGAACTTAAGAAGAGGATTCCCGAAAAGCTCTGGAGAAGGGTGAACAGGGCTTTCGTGGGTTACGGTCAGACGGTATGCAAACCTCTCAGACCCATGTGCGAGGAGTGCAAGATTTCCATCCACTGCAGATATTATCGAAAAGAGAAAAATATATCTCCGAGAGCCGATTGA
- a CDS encoding HAD-IA family hydrolase, whose product MKLIIFDLDGTLVEFNIPVDRIKSVLRINGPILEEIIRSEKGREMLKVLESYELECAKRSRLYPGVKDLLEYLDRRDIYTALYTRNSIKSVRINMERHGLEFDFVFTREDDIKPSPLPVIHAMEEVGVDKSEAAMVGDYVYDYLTARNTGIEFWFFENGRNKGLAEKFGFTPDFTFRSHAELVKILEMRLSEH is encoded by the coding sequence GTGAAGCTGATAATATTTGACCTTGATGGTACCTTGGTGGAATTCAACATTCCGGTTGACAGAATAAAAAGCGTTCTCAGGATAAATGGACCCATTCTTGAGGAGATAATCCGGAGTGAAAAAGGCAGAGAGATGCTGAAGGTTCTGGAAAGTTATGAGCTTGAGTGTGCGAAGAGATCACGGCTTTATCCTGGCGTGAAAGACCTGTTAGAGTATCTTGATCGGAGGGATATCTACACGGCCCTATACACAAGAAACTCAATCAAAAGTGTGAGAATTAACATGGAAAGGCACGGACTTGAATTCGATTTTGTGTTTACGAGAGAGGACGACATCAAACCCTCTCCCCTGCCCGTGATTCACGCCATGGAGGAGGTCGGGGTGGACAAAAGCGAGGCGGCCATGGTTGGAGACTACGTATATGACTATCTCACTGCAAGAAACACAGGTATTGAATTCTGGTTTTTTGAAAATGGGCGAAATAAGGGCCTTGCAGAAAAATTCGGGTTCACGCCAGATTTCACATTCAGGTCCCATGCAGAACTCGTGAAAATCCTGGAGATGAGGCTCAGTGAGCATTGA
- a CDS encoding ABC transporter ATP-binding protein — MIQVKNLKKYYPVQKSAIEAMLSRKREYIRAVDGISFSMGKGEVLSLVGESGCGKTTTGRMIVGLEKPTEGSIFYAGKDITRLKGGEYRAIRRKIQMIFQDPYASLNPRMRIGDHLIDPLLIHGLAEKNEAIETAMKMLDRVGLPGEEFYSRMPHQLSGGQRQRVVIARAMILKPEFVVADEAVSMIDVSLRASILQLLMEFKRDYDLSMLFITHDISVGKIVSDRIAVMYLGKIVEIGDIDEVIHNPRHPYTAALLSSVPSFVRRRDRVDIKGEIANPIDIPKGCRFHPRCPFAKDRCRKEEPEITEGKHGFACHYPLDIAF, encoded by the coding sequence ATGATCCAGGTAAAAAATCTGAAGAAATACTATCCCGTCCAGAAATCTGCAATTGAAGCCATGCTTTCGAGGAAGAGAGAGTACATCAGGGCAGTTGATGGGATATCCTTCAGCATGGGGAAGGGAGAAGTCCTTTCGCTTGTCGGTGAAAGTGGTTGCGGTAAAACGACAACCGGGAGAATGATTGTCGGGCTTGAAAAACCTACAGAAGGCAGCATATTCTACGCCGGAAAAGACATTACCCGGTTGAAGGGTGGGGAATACAGAGCAATACGAAGAAAAATCCAGATGATATTCCAGGACCCCTACGCATCCCTCAACCCGAGAATGAGAATAGGAGACCACCTAATTGACCCTCTGCTCATTCATGGGCTGGCAGAGAAAAATGAGGCAATAGAGACTGCAATGAAGATGCTGGACAGGGTTGGCCTTCCAGGAGAAGAATTTTACAGCAGAATGCCGCACCAGCTTTCAGGTGGACAGAGACAGCGAGTCGTGATCGCAAGGGCAATGATTCTCAAGCCCGAATTTGTTGTTGCTGACGAGGCAGTTTCCATGATCGACGTCAGTCTGAGAGCGTCAATCCTCCAGCTACTCATGGAATTCAAGAGAGACTACGACCTTAGCATGCTGTTCATCACTCACGACATCTCCGTAGGCAAGATCGTCAGCGACAGGATTGCAGTGATGTATCTGGGCAAGATCGTCGAGATCGGGGATATTGACGAGGTCATCCACAACCCGAGACACCCGTACACGGCTGCACTGCTGTCATCAGTCCCAAGCTTCGTAAGGCGAAGGGATAGAGTGGACATAAAGGGCGAGATCGCCAACCCGATAGACATACCCAAGGGTTGCAGATTCCATCCACGCTGCCCATTTGCAAAGGACAGATGCAGAAAGGAGGAACCGGAGATCACCGAAGGAAAACACGGCTTTGCCTGCCACTATCCCCTCGACATAGCTTTTTAA
- a CDS encoding ABC transporter ATP-binding protein, giving the protein MLIEIKNLETHFISRKGVVKAVDRVTMSFDSGEFISVVGESGCGKSTLAYSIMRLISPPGRITGGAVRFDGRDLLSLSEEAMRDLRGKEIGMVFQDPMTSLDPLERIGDQMIETILAHKDMDRNDARELAGDMLEKVGLPRNRLNYYPHQLSGGQRQRIMIAMAVMLNPKLLIADEPTTALDVIVQEKIMDLLDGLKSEGKAIMLITHDFALASERSDKIAVMYAGWLVEYGSAEKLVNEPLHPYSKGLIQSVPDLWIDREIKPLPGSPPDLSNPPEGCRFRPRCRFAKEVCRKEPPSTIVDGRVVKCWLYEVGE; this is encoded by the coding sequence ATGCTCATAGAAATCAAAAATCTGGAGACTCATTTCATCTCGAGAAAGGGAGTTGTAAAGGCAGTTGATCGGGTTACTATGTCGTTCGATTCCGGGGAATTCATATCCGTCGTTGGTGAAAGTGGCTGCGGAAAATCGACACTTGCATACTCAATAATGCGTTTGATTTCCCCACCAGGGAGGATAACAGGGGGGGCTGTCAGATTTGACGGTAGAGACCTGCTCAGTCTCAGCGAGGAAGCGATGAGGGACCTAAGAGGGAAGGAAATCGGGATGGTGTTCCAGGATCCGATGACCAGCCTCGATCCTCTCGAGAGAATAGGTGACCAGATGATTGAAACGATCCTCGCACACAAAGACATGGACAGAAACGATGCCAGAGAGCTTGCCGGAGACATGCTTGAAAAGGTCGGGTTGCCCAGAAACAGGCTGAATTACTATCCGCACCAGCTCTCAGGCGGACAGAGGCAGCGAATAATGATTGCCATGGCTGTTATGCTCAATCCCAAGCTCCTGATAGCCGATGAGCCAACAACAGCACTGGACGTTATAGTTCAGGAAAAGATTATGGACCTTCTGGACGGCCTTAAAAGTGAGGGCAAGGCAATTATGCTCATCACCCATGACTTCGCCCTTGCATCTGAGAGGAGTGATAAAATTGCGGTGATGTATGCCGGATGGCTGGTGGAATACGGCAGTGCAGAAAAGCTCGTGAATGAGCCGCTGCATCCGTACTCAAAAGGACTTATTCAGTCTGTTCCGGACCTCTGGATAGACAGGGAAATCAAACCCCTCCCCGGATCGCCTCCCGACCTCTCGAACCCTCCAGAGGGGTGCAGGTTCAGACCGCGATGCAGGTTCGCAAAGGAGGTCTGCCGAAAAGAGCCACCCAGCACGATTGTGGACGGCAGGGTTGTGAAGTGCTGGCTTTACGAGGTGGGAGAATGA
- a CDS encoding ABC transporter permease, with translation MEVKNLARAIFGFIPKYEGRYMVIAGLAIVLSIVFMAVFADLIAPYDPVQMTNDVLQPPSAKHLMGTDNLGRDVFSRIIHGSRIVLMVVFTAGLFSMIIGVPLGLISGYYGGKLDRALSMIMDSMYAFPSLILAIAIAAVLGPSVINAVIAISVVYVPTYFRMIRGQVLSLKTRLFVEAAKTIGANDARILRKYILPNIVPTLVVVFSLNIADAILTEAGLSFLGFIVSAPTPDWGFELGSGRPYLPAGYWWMITFPGLMVMLLSLGFALIGEGLSEVYAPRRER, from the coding sequence ATGGAGGTAAAAAATCTCGCCAGGGCGATCTTCGGATTCATACCCAAGTACGAAGGCAGATACATGGTCATAGCGGGGCTCGCGATAGTCCTCTCAATCGTGTTCATGGCAGTGTTCGCAGATCTGATTGCTCCCTACGACCCCGTACAGATGACCAACGACGTGCTTCAGCCGCCAAGTGCCAAGCACCTCATGGGCACTGACAACCTCGGAAGAGACGTTTTTTCAAGAATAATTCACGGCTCAAGGATCGTCCTTATGGTCGTGTTCACTGCAGGTTTGTTCTCCATGATCATAGGAGTTCCTCTCGGCCTTATCTCCGGATATTATGGGGGAAAACTCGACCGGGCACTCTCCATGATTATGGATTCCATGTATGCATTCCCGAGTTTGATTCTGGCAATTGCAATCGCAGCAGTCCTCGGTCCGAGTGTTATTAACGCGGTAATCGCAATCTCAGTTGTTTACGTCCCGACATACTTCAGAATGATCAGAGGACAGGTGCTGAGCCTGAAAACGAGGCTGTTTGTTGAAGCCGCAAAAACCATTGGAGCAAATGATGCGAGGATTCTCAGAAAGTACATTCTGCCCAACATAGTTCCCACTCTTGTCGTCGTGTTCTCACTGAACATTGCCGATGCGATTCTGACTGAAGCAGGTCTGAGCTTCCTGGGCTTCATCGTCAGCGCCCCCACTCCGGATTGGGGATTTGAGCTGGGTTCGGGAAGACCCTACCTGCCGGCAGGTTACTGGTGGATGATCACGTTCCCTGGACTTATGGTCATGCTCCTGTCCCTGGGTTTCGCCCTGATTGGAGAAGGTCTCAGCGAGGTTTACGCTCCGAGGAGGGAGAGATGA
- a CDS encoding ABC transporter permease subunit: MSSLKAYIVTRTLMVIPTVLILLTLVFFIMRILPGDPISAMVGQKVPAEVLERMREEAGLNKPLVIQYIDYLKGVFTGDLGNSMIWGRRPVMEEIMDRFPATLELTVFGFTISVLLGVLTGSIAAFRRGSKADTGMRIYSVVAYTLFIPWFGMLLQMFFGVYLKILPIGGRITPGLAPDHITGLYVLDSILTLNLESLKTSLLYLFLPSMTLGIVLSGAYTRILRNNLIDVLSQDFIVAYRARGVREWKVIKHAMKNAFIPVVTLMGLQFAILLAGAVLTESTFSWPGMGTFLLERIEYRDYNAVQGAIVFYAVFVALISLIVDVIYALLDPRIRY, translated from the coding sequence ATGTCCTCCCTCAAGGCGTATATAGTAACGAGGACACTGATGGTAATTCCCACCGTTCTTATCCTTCTGACCCTTGTTTTCTTTATCATGAGGATCCTGCCAGGAGATCCGATTTCAGCCATGGTCGGTCAGAAGGTGCCTGCAGAAGTCCTCGAAAGGATGAGAGAAGAGGCAGGGTTGAACAAGCCTCTTGTGATCCAGTATATAGATTACCTGAAAGGGGTGTTCACCGGAGACCTCGGCAATTCCATGATCTGGGGAAGAAGACCTGTCATGGAAGAAATAATGGACCGTTTTCCAGCAACACTCGAGCTGACAGTATTCGGATTTACAATAAGCGTGCTCCTCGGTGTACTGACGGGTTCAATCGCGGCATTCAGGAGAGGTAGCAAAGCCGACACGGGAATGAGAATATACAGTGTGGTTGCATACACGCTCTTTATCCCGTGGTTTGGAATGCTTCTCCAGATGTTTTTCGGCGTTTACCTGAAAATCCTGCCAATTGGCGGGAGAATAACTCCGGGTCTCGCTCCGGATCACATCACGGGTCTTTATGTCCTCGATTCAATTCTCACTCTCAATCTCGAATCCCTGAAGACCTCACTTCTGTACCTCTTCCTCCCGTCCATGACTCTCGGCATTGTCCTGTCCGGGGCGTACACAAGAATCCTGAGAAACAACCTGATAGACGTGCTGAGCCAGGACTTCATTGTTGCATACAGGGCAAGAGGAGTCAGAGAGTGGAAGGTCATCAAGCATGCGATGAAAAATGCATTCATACCTGTTGTCACCCTGATGGGTTTGCAGTTCGCCATACTGCTTGCAGGAGCGGTTCTTACGGAATCGACGTTTTCATGGCCGGGTATGGGTACATTCCTGCTTGAGAGGATTGAATACAGGGATTACAACGCAGTGCAGGGAGCCATTGTTTTCTATGCGGTGTTTGTTGCCCTAATAAGCCTGATAGTGGATGTCATTTACGCACTGCTTGATCCCAGAATTAGGTACTGA